CATAGCTTTGGCTACACCGTGACGCTGTGGGCACCGTTGACCGTGGGGGCATCGGCGCTCTATTTCCCCGACCCGCGACAAGCGAAGGAAATCGGCGAACAGTGCAAGAAGTATCGCACCACGGGATTGATCGCGACGGCGACATTCTTGCGATTCTATCTGCGACGCTGCGAAGCCGACGATTTCAAGACCCTGCGATTGCTGGTGTGCGGTGCCGAGAAATTGCCGGTGGCGTTGGCCCGCGAATTCGAGGCGAAGTTCGGGATTCTCCCGCTGGAAGGCTATGGCTGCACGGAACTGTCGCCGGTGGTCTCCACGAATATATCGGATGTCACCCGACTTGGCGTGACTCAAGTCGGCAACCAGATCGGCACGATCGGCCATCCGATCCCCGGAGTCGCCGCAAAAGTCTGCGACCCGGATACCTACGAAGAAAAAGGCTTCGACGAAGAAGGCATGCTGCTCATCACCGGACCAAACGTGATGGAAGGCTACATGCACCAGCCGGAAAAGACCGCCGCCGTCATTCGAGATGGCTGGTATGTGACCGGAGACATGGCCAAATTGGGGCAAAATGGCTTTATTACCATTACCGGCCGGTTGTCGCGCTTTGCGAAGATTGCCGGGGAGATGGTGCCGTTGGAACGAATCGAAGAAGAAATGCACCATGTGCTGGGCACCAACGACCGCGTGGTGGCCATGGCTGCAGTGCCGGACGATAAGCGAGGCGAGCGGCTGATTGTCTTGCATCTGGAATTGACGATTTCTGCCGAGGAACTGCTGGAGAAACTCGGCGAGCGGGGGATTCCGAACTTGTGGATTCCCAGCGTGCGAGACTTCTTTGCGGTGCCGGAAATGCCCGTGTTGGGCAGCGGCAAACTCGATCTGCGGGCCGTGCAAACATTGGCACGAGAGAAGGTGGGACGGTGAGTCTGGAACGGGTGCGCATTGTTCTGGTCGAAACGCATTACGCCGGGAATTTGGGGGCCACCGCTCGGGTGATGCGCAATTTCGGCGTCTCGGATTTGGTGTTGGTTGCGCCGTATGCGCGGCCCAACTCCAGCGAGGCGCTCCGCATGTCCACGCATGGCCAGCAATTGCTGGAACAATGCCGCACCGTTGCCGATCTGGGCGAGGCGATTGCCGACTGCGTCTGCGTCGCCGCGACCAGTGCCTTGGACGAAGGCCGATTTCGCGAGCAAACCGTCGGCCCACCCGACGAAGTGTTGCCCAAACTGCTGGCGGCCATGCCCAGCGGGCCGGTGGCGATCGTGTTCGGCCCCGAACCCAGCGGGTTGACCAATGCCCAGATTGCCCGCTGCCACCATCTGATCCGCATCCGCACCAGTCGAGACTATTCGTCGCTGAATTTGGCGCAATCGGTGGCCATTTGCCTGTACGAAATGAGCCGCCAAGAGCGATTGATGCGCGATCCCAATCCGCCCAAGTCGCCCATTGCCTCGCATGCCTCCCAAGAGCGAATGTTTGCCCATTTGCAGGATGCGTTCGAGGCGATCCATTATTTGTACGATGAACGCCGCGATGCCCTCATGCACGGCATCCGCCAATTGATTGGCCGCGCCGGACCGACCGAGCAAGAAGTGCGGATGCTGCACGGTCTTGCCCGGCAACTGCTCTGGACGGCCCGCAATGGCGTGCCTCAACCGGATTTGCCGGCGTCGCCTGCCGATCCGGATTCGCCCGCCGATGCTCCGCCATCGCCGCCCGCTCAGGAAACTGCCGAGTAAGTCGCCGAGGAAGCCGCCGAGGAAGCCCCCGAGGAAGCGGCGCGGCGGAGATCGCATATCGCCTGCCGCCGATTGATGGGGGAAGTCGGCGCATCGGCTTGGCCGCCCGATTCCGGCGCGTGAACCCTCGCGGGCCACGCCGTGTCATCGGCATGGTCAGCCGAGCGCGGCGGAGGGGCGAGCATGGCGCTGGAATATGAATCACTTCTGGAATTGCAGCGGCAGTTGTACTCGATGCCGCTCAATCGAACTCGATTCGAAGCCTATCTGCGGATGATGCTGACCGAAGATCGTTCCGCGCCGCGCTATCCGCCGCTGGTGGCGATCAATCCCATGGGCAAGGGGCACTGCACGCAGCGCATCGAGCAACTGCTGGCGCTGGATGCCGATGGCATTGCCCGGCAAGCGGTTGCGGATTTCGCCGCGATGCAGCCGATGTCGGATTGGCATGCCAAAATTTCGCTGGTGTTGGTGGACGATCAAGGTGGCGGCTGGACCAATCGCGTTTCGACGGAATACGGCTTTCTGACCGGCGGGCGATCGCATCCGCTGCCCGAACAGTGGCTGCTGGCCCCGATTTGGACCCGCGACATTCCCACGCCGGAAAGCGTTCGACAAGCGGTGCTGGTGAGTGCCCTGCGCACGGTCTGGCAGATGCGGCACGGCCTTCCGGGAACGCTCCGTGAGTTGATGGATCAAGAAGGTTGGGCCCGCCAGCGAGCTGGCTGCACCACGCCGGGATTGGATGCGGAGGATGGGGAATATACGCAGTTGATTTTGCGACCGGAAGGGGAAACACGCGATCCCCGAGCGCAGATGGAACTGCTGTTCGG
This DNA window, taken from Tuwongella immobilis, encodes the following:
- a CDS encoding RNA methyltransferase: MSLERVRIVLVETHYAGNLGATARVMRNFGVSDLVLVAPYARPNSSEALRMSTHGQQLLEQCRTVADLGEAIADCVCVAATSALDEGRFREQTVGPPDEVLPKLLAAMPSGPVAIVFGPEPSGLTNAQIARCHHLIRIRTSRDYSSLNLAQSVAICLYEMSRQERLMRDPNPPKSPIASHASQERMFAHLQDAFEAIHYLYDERRDALMHGIRQLIGRAGPTEQEVRMLHGLARQLLWTARNGVPQPDLPASPADPDSPADAPPSPPAQETAE